Proteins encoded in a region of the Phoenix dactylifera cultivar Barhee BC4 chromosome 3, palm_55x_up_171113_PBpolish2nd_filt_p, whole genome shotgun sequence genome:
- the LOC103705950 gene encoding actin-depolymerizing factor 7-like, which yields MANAASGMAVNDDCKLKFLELKAKRTHRFIIFKIDEKLKQVIVEKVGEPTMSYEDFTAALPADECRYAIYDFDFVTEENCQKSKIFFIAWSPDTSRVRSKMLYASSKDRFKRELDGIQVELQATDPTEMGLDVIRGRAT from the exons ATG GCCAATGCAGCATCAGGAATGGCTGTGAATGATGATTGCAAGCTGAAATTCTTGGAGTTGAAGGCCAAGAGAACTCACCGTTTCATAATCTTTAAGATTGACGAGAAACTGAAGCAGGTAATTGTGGAGAAGGTTGGTGAACCCACTATGAGCTATGAGGATTTCACTGCCGCCCTTCCTGCAGATGAATGCAGATATGCGATCTATGACTTTGATTTTGTTACTGAGGAGAACTGCCAGAAAAGCAAGATCTTCTTCATTGCATG GTCACCTGACACTTCAAGAGTGAGAAGTAAGATGCTTTATGCCAGCTCAAAGGACAGATTTAAGAGGGAGTTAGATGGTATCCAGGTTGAACTGCAAGCAACTGATCCAACTGAGATGGGACTGGATGTCATTCGAGGCCGTGCCACTTGA